From a single Ornithorhynchus anatinus isolate Pmale09 chromosome 4, mOrnAna1.pri.v4, whole genome shotgun sequence genomic region:
- the C4H7orf57 gene encoding uncharacterized protein C7orf57 homolog isoform X1, with translation MRNTSKEFPGPQNRYAPCDWYYHLPLKRPEKTSDVALPPASQIPGLSDLGEPHPEIAFRSRRKWIKDTDSDYVKLAKQGGRPDLLKHTTPGTRKDSPVAYSVPDWYIHHSKPTTVDQTHYTVPDWYTHHSKPSAADQREIPLSSMPDYMIHEEFNPNQANGIYESKRGPFDFDMKTFWQREAEENDKEKKTLKLPAINSRYSRRMVSSTAGTKNSNSGSKISFPPMPGQRTSEPTNFSKLISNGYVDGDKRSPQTSKISEVTKSSEESQSSEIPEDTEKCEDSTSPSKAVSQSGSTPSELK, from the exons ATGAGGAACACGAGCAAAGAATTCCCTGGACCCCAAAACCGCTATGCCCCTTGTG ACTGGTATTACCATCTTCCACTGAAACGACCGGAAAAGACTTCAGACGTCGCTCTTCCTCCAGCTTCCCAGATCCCGGGCTTGAGCGACCTCGGAGAACCTCACCCTGAGATTGCATTTCGCAGCCGACGGAAATGGATAAAAGACACGGACTCAGACTACGTCAAGCTGGCGAAACAAGGAGGCAGGCCCG ATCTATTGAAACATACGACTCCTGGAACAAGAAAAGACTCTCCAGTGGCGTATTCAGTACCCGACTGGTACATCCACCACAGCAAACCAACAACAGTCGATCAAACCCACTACACAGTACCTGACTGGTATACTCACCACAGCAAACCATCAGCGGCCGATCAGAGAGA AATTCCCCTTTCCTCCATGCCAGATTATATGATTCATGAAGAATTTAACCCCAATCAAGCTAATGGGATTTATGAATCCAAAAGGGGGCCTTTTGATTTTGATATGAAAACATTTTGGcagagggaagctgaggaaaatgacAAAGAGAAAAAAACG ctGAAACTACCGGCCATTAACTCAAGGTATTCAAGAAGAATGGTCTCTTCTACTGCTGGAACCAAGAATAGTAATTCAGGAAGTAAGATTTCCTTTCCACCGAT gCCCGGTCAAAGAACGAGTGAGCCGACAAACTTCAGTAAACTGATTAGCAATGGTTATGTAGATGGGGATAAAAGATCTCCGCAAACATCCAAAATTTCCGAGGTGACCAAAAGTTCTGAAGAATCTCAGAGTTCGGAAATTCCTGAAGACACTGAAAAATGTGAAG ATTCCACTAGTCCAA GTAAAGCCGTGTCTCAGTCAGGATCAACACCGTCGGAGCTCAAATAA
- the C4H7orf57 gene encoding uncharacterized protein C7orf57 homolog isoform X2 yields the protein MRNTSKEFPGPQNRYAPCDWYYHLPLKRPEKTSDVALPPASQIPGLSDLGEPHPEIAFRSRRKWIKDTDSDYVKLAKQGGRPDLLKHTTPGTRKDSPVAYSVPDWYIHHSKPTTVDQTHYTVPDWYTHHSKPSAADQREIPLSSMPDYMIHEEFNPNQANGIYESKRGPFDFDMKTFWQREAEENDKEKKTLKLPAINSRYSRRMVSSTAGTKNSNSGSKISFPPMPGQRTSEPTNFSKLISNGYVDGDKRSPQTSKISEVTKSSEESQSSEIPEDTEKCEGKAVSQSGSTPSELK from the exons ATGAGGAACACGAGCAAAGAATTCCCTGGACCCCAAAACCGCTATGCCCCTTGTG ACTGGTATTACCATCTTCCACTGAAACGACCGGAAAAGACTTCAGACGTCGCTCTTCCTCCAGCTTCCCAGATCCCGGGCTTGAGCGACCTCGGAGAACCTCACCCTGAGATTGCATTTCGCAGCCGACGGAAATGGATAAAAGACACGGACTCAGACTACGTCAAGCTGGCGAAACAAGGAGGCAGGCCCG ATCTATTGAAACATACGACTCCTGGAACAAGAAAAGACTCTCCAGTGGCGTATTCAGTACCCGACTGGTACATCCACCACAGCAAACCAACAACAGTCGATCAAACCCACTACACAGTACCTGACTGGTATACTCACCACAGCAAACCATCAGCGGCCGATCAGAGAGA AATTCCCCTTTCCTCCATGCCAGATTATATGATTCATGAAGAATTTAACCCCAATCAAGCTAATGGGATTTATGAATCCAAAAGGGGGCCTTTTGATTTTGATATGAAAACATTTTGGcagagggaagctgaggaaaatgacAAAGAGAAAAAAACG ctGAAACTACCGGCCATTAACTCAAGGTATTCAAGAAGAATGGTCTCTTCTACTGCTGGAACCAAGAATAGTAATTCAGGAAGTAAGATTTCCTTTCCACCGAT gCCCGGTCAAAGAACGAGTGAGCCGACAAACTTCAGTAAACTGATTAGCAATGGTTATGTAGATGGGGATAAAAGATCTCCGCAAACATCCAAAATTTCCGAGGTGACCAAAAGTTCTGAAGAATCTCAGAGTTCGGAAATTCCTGAAGACACTGAAAAATGTGAAG GTAAAGCCGTGTCTCAGTCAGGATCAACACCGTCGGAGCTCAAATAA